CGTCGGCGCGGTGTTTTGCCTGGGCTATTTATCGCAAACCCAGACAACTCCGATGAGGAAAGCTCCCCACCCAAAGTTGGAAGCCAAAAATCACCATCAGGAGTATCACCTATCAGTGTATCGTCGAGCTCCGGGAAAGGTCGTCCTAGTTCAGTATCCATCCCTCCGCCAGAATCACCACCGCATAGCATCAGAGAGCGAGGAAGCTTGCCTtatcctccacttcctgCACCTAGATCTTCCCCTTTACCTTCTATATCGGCATTCCCAAGCCCACAGCCATCGATATCGACACCATTGCCTGCGCCAACAACATATGGTCATGCTCCAGAAATATCGTCTGGACCACCGCAGCCACCCCCTCAACCGCAGCGACATCTTCAACGAGCGTTTACAACCCCAGTTCCGGAACATACACCTCGACCCTTTCCAGAACCTTATTCTTCAAGCACAGGGACAACGTCATTCCACCAACAAGTTCCTAACTCTCCATCGCGTGCTCTTCCGCCACTGCCATCGCCCATCACACGGCAGTCCACTGTGCCTTCTCCCGTATCCCCGGCGCACGGGCAACCATATTCCGCTCCTCCCGCGTATCATCCCCATAATCAAACAAGAGTGGCAAGTCCTGACGATGCGATAAGCCCTGCCACTGGCAGCGAACATGGGAGCATCATGAGTACGGGAATAGGACATAGAAATCGGTCTGGTTCAGTGCAGGGGCAACAGGTCAGACTGCAAGTGACGACTGACAACGAGGCATTCCATTTGGTTGATATCACAGGGATAAATACTGCTGAAGGTATACGTGAAAAAGTATTTTCAAAAGTAAGACTGCTTATATTCGTTAGGCATAGCTGACATCATATATAGCTGCGTATtcgagatgaagattaCCCAACTCTGTCAATGTATCGTACCGAAATTGGAGAGCCGGCAGATGAAATACCTATATTACCCGCTGCCCTTCTTAACATATGCCGTACCCTGGGAGACTCTCGAGCTAGCCTCAAATTCTTAGTCAAGCAAACCGATGTTCCACCATCATCCGCCGCATCTGTCATTCCACCGGTTGCCGCTCAAACCGATTATCATCCTTTTCGCGCAGCAGCGGACCTTCGGCGTGCAGGAGTTCCCCCGATAACGACAGATTTATCTAATCCAGTACTTTACCGTGTCTCAAGTCGTCACTCAAAAGAAGGTAGTGTGAGTAGTGCCAGCGGAGAAATGCTCAATCGAGGAGAACTTAGTGCTAGTGACTGGAGTGATTTGGGACATGAAGCAGAGGACTGGTCAGGGCCAGGTTTGTCAAGGAGCACAAGAAAGTCTGTGTTACAGAATGCGGGTGTGCGACTATCGACTTCAACGGGCGGATCGAGATCTCCTGTCACAGAGCACTCAGCTTCATTAGGTACGAGCTCTCCAGCTTTGCCCACACCACCtattcctcctcattccGCCTCACTACAGGCTGGCGAGCCTTCCATTCATTCGTCCCCTTCCAGCCGACCGTCTAGCAAACATTACGAATTCAACGAATTCTCTTTACCTCCTCAATTCGACCATTTTAAACCTTCCAATGCTGCGTCtgcctttcctccttctggaaCCTCAATCAGCGACGCATATCAAAACGAAAACGCAACTGCTGGTCCTAGCCGTCCAGCAATGAGTCAAGAGCAAGACAGTCAAGGACTCGGGCTTAGTTTGGATGATGACATTGACCCAGAGACTCGCGCACTGATAGAGCAGTTCCAAAGGGAGGAGCAAGAGGCgcaaagaaaggaggaagaaagaaagaggcagctcgaagctgatgaagaaCTGGCAAAAAGAGAGCAACAGAGCGAAAGAGAGCTGTGGGAGATGATGCAGCAAATGcagaaggagcagagaCAGAGAGAACAGGCGCAAATCgcggaagatgaagctAGAGCTGTGAGTACATCTGCGTATGTTTCGCTTGGGTACTGATGATCAATGTAGAGGCAGGTAGAGGAGGAacaaaggcaagaagaagaacagagaCAAGCACTAGAAGCAGCTCGTGCGGCGTGGGAGGCGGAACAGCGGGAACAAAGGGAACAGCGAGAGCAGCGAGAGCAGCAGGAGAGTCGGTTTCATACATTTGAAAAAGATAGGCGGCAGAGACAACAGTTCTTTCAGAACAGAGCTAGGATGGGCGCCCCTTTGGATGATTCGACGGCATGGGAGTCTACTTGGATGGTCGGCCCTTCAACAGAAGGGTCACTCTCGTCAAGAAGGCCCTCAGAGGGACGACTGCCCATGGTGCAGACATCGGCGCCAAGAACTAGTCAGACTCAGTCGCCAGCGCTACCACCACGGCAAACCGGTCAGCCTATGTACCAGCCATCGCAGTCGCAGTACCTGCCGGACTTCGCGTACTCTCACCGCCGACCGTCTGGGTTCCCCAATACTCCTTACGCTGAAACCTCGCATGCGCAAGAGCGACTACATGACCCCCGATTGCAACAGGCGACGGGACGTTCACCAGCTCCGGGGCAGCGCGGGCAGACGTCCAATACCCCCCGCTCGGAATCTCAGCGTATTCGACATCCTTTCAGCTACGCTGCTCATGAGCTAAGTAATGAGCATCTTCAAACCCCTGCACTGTCCACCACTAGATCTGTGGATAATTTGAGGATGACCAGCGGGCCACTTGGTATGACTTCTCACCAGAGCCAAGTCTACGGGCCTCTGAGAACATCAATCACCCCTGCTCCAGGATTTGCAGAACACCGCAATATTCAACCTGCAGCTGCTTCCGCAACGTCGTATCGCAGTCCATCATCGGACAGGGCCAGAGACGGGAGGTATCCTGAATCCTTgcattcttcatctcgGGGGGTGGCAACCATGGCACCAACTGCAATTGATACAGGTCTcgtcccattcccatcacCGCATCCGAACAGCGCGACATCTTCGGCTTCCTGGCGAAGTCACCCACAGCAGTTCAATTCTTTACCCAGATCGGCTCGTGGTCCAACATTCGATATCACACGACCCAACACTGTACACTACGACCgatctccacctcctcccacctCGCCTGAAACCACAATTCCGCCTCGCCGACCATCTACGTATTACGACGACGTTCATGTTCCAGACACTGCTCGCACTGTCATCGAAGATGTTGCAACTGTTCGTCGGccgtcttctccattcccttGGGGCGGTCGAGCTAGAAGCGGTAGCACATCAACTCCATACCGCACAGAATCACCCGTCCCGGTCGAGCAACCTAGGATCAGTGAGGCAAGTGTATTTGACGATACCGAATCACAATTGCCCTATGCCCATAACACAAGCCCTCGATCCAGTTGGCTATCAGTTTCCAGGGCTGGTGCTGGTCGAAGCGACTCTGACACTTTGTCTGTAGCTGGCACTGTTAGCAGCGAAGCGACAGTTAGGCCAGGAAAGGGCATGGGTGAAGACAATGACACAAATTCGGGTGACACGGCAAAAGCTGGGCAATGGGACAGACATCTACAGGAGATGATCGCGAAAATGGGGCCAGGAAACGAAGAGGGGACTTTGAGaccaaggaaggaagaagaagaagatgaagcaaCATTGTTTATCACACCGCCTGTCCGGGCATCAGAAACGACTCCGTCCGGCACAAGCGCCATACGTCCATCACCTTCGAAACCTAATCTCATCGTTAACACCGCTGCTTTGAGTCAGCAGGCGTATCATCAACTTAATCCTGTACTGTCGGCTAGTACGCCATCAGATAGTGCAACAGAGTCTGAAGGCACgggtgaaggtgatggtgagATTGAGGGATCCAACCTCAAGCGCGGTAAATCCTTTGCTCACCCGAGAGACCCCAATCAATGGAATTTCCGTCCGGAACCTGAGCAACTGTATGAAAATCTCGACAGGGTTTTCCCGCAGATCGATTTGGATAGACCTATTGTGCAAGGGGCTGAGTCGACGCCGTCGACGCCTGGGATGGAATCGCCCAGTCGAGTAGAGATTATTGGTGGATTACCACTGCCTGCAGGTGCAGCTCCCGGTAGACAAGGTGGTCCTCAGGCTGGGTCAGGACCTTTGGGTAGGGCGCCCCAAGCAGCGGGACCTCCTTCGGCACCTGCTGGAGGTTTCAATAGATCAAAGTTCAATAAAGCGGAGAATCGCAGGTCAATTCGAGTTGTTGCCGATCACAAACGTCGCACCCTCCAGCGTCAAATCTCGCGACACGAAAACCTTCCACCAGAATATGACATCGGTGCTGAAGAGGTCAATTCTGTCATGGATGATCGAGTTGTGAACCCGAGAAGTGAAGagcagagaaagaaggaaaacaGGCGAAGCTCGAGCATGTGGGATCATAAGTTGGTGGAGGTTACGAGGTTCGCACGAGCTCAGGCCAATCGCGAAGCTGATATCCCTGAGTCACCTGCCTCTGATGGCAAGCCTGGCACTGTGAACTGGGTTAAAGGCGAGCTTATCGGGAAAGGCTCTTACGGTAGGGTGTATATCGCGCTCAATGTTACAACAGGAGATATGATGGCCGTCAAACAGGTCGAATTGCCGGCGACAGAAATTGAAAGGCATGACTCAAGGCAGCAAGGGATGATCAAAGCGTTACGGGATGAAATCGAATTGCTGAAGGGTTTAGAGCATAAGAACATTGTGGCGTATCTGGGTGGGTCGTTTTGTTTTAGTTTTGACGTGGAATTTGCATGTCACTGACGTTTTGATAGGATACGAAACAAGCCCCGAGTATTTGTCCATGTGAGTCCAACTTACAAGCAAGCGGGACGCATCCGCAATCGCTGACATCCTCGTAGTTTTCTTGAATATGTTCCCGGTGGTACCATTGCCTCAATCTACCGCACTCCGAACCAAGCCCGTTTCGAGCCTCAGCTTGTCAGATTCTTTACTGAGCAGATTCTAGAAGGGTTGGCTTACTTGCACTCAAAAAATATATGGCATCGAGTGAGTAGACTCTTTGAAACGTAGGTCAGAGCTGATGATCGATATCAGGATCTCAAAGGTGATAACATCTTGGTGGATGCGCAGGGCATATGTAAAATCTCAGACTTTGGAATTTCCAAGCAAACCGGTAAGTTTGAGCGAACAAATCCATAGAGGTTAGACTAATAGTGCCTGACCTTTAGCCGATGCTTATGACTCCTTTGGTCAAGCTACCAACATGAAAGGCTCCGTCTTTTGGATGGCACCTGAGGTTATTCACTCTTATTCTGAGCGCTCATACTCCGGAAAGGTTGACATCTGGAGTTTGGGATGTGTTGTGCTTGAAATGTGGACTGGAAAGAGGCCGTGGGGCGACATGGAGCAATTCGCTGCCATGTTTGAGGTGGGTTCAGGTCAAAACTATGTATTTCGTGTAAACAACTGACTTTTGACAAAcagctcttcaacaaaCGATCTAGAccgcctcttccgcctGATATCGTTCTTTCATCTGTTGCTCTCGACTTTCTCAACGAAAAGTGTCTTGCTACAGACCCTCGCAATCGCCCCATGGCGCgtgaccttcttcaacacGAGTTCATAAGAGATAAGGACTTGACTTGGACTTTCAAAGATAGCAAAATTGGAAAAGCTGTCGCAAAGAGGGGAGCGAAACGACCCCAAGCATGAGTTAACATTGATATGTGCTCTAGAAATGAGTATCTGGGAGGGTATGATGTGTATGATCATAACGAAAAACCTAACGACACGGAGATTTCGCTTGACGCGTTTTAACACAAGACAAAGTATTTAATATTTTTTTATAGACATCAATGGGTTCAAGTAAGACATGTATGATATGTTGTGTTGTGCATTATGCGATGGACTGCCTATGacaacttcttcatcagtAATCCGGTCATAAGTGAGGAGCatgaaaggaagagcgCTTAATAGTGCAAGTGAAGACTGCGACCCAAAAAAAATGGGCTGCTATCTCGGTGGTTATAGGTGTAGCAAGCGGGGTGCTGGGATTGGTCAATCTCCTCCTATCGAGATGACAAGTGGCTTCCGGCATTGAATGCAATTTTTTTCCGGCTCGATGATCGCATCTACACTGACAGATCTCGCAGAAATAGGGCGCATGACATCATTCCGAAGTCCGATGATCGTAGATGATGCTGCGATCTGACGAGGGATTGAAACTCGATGATGTGTCGCTTTTGTTcatccaaaaagaaaaaaaagatgaaaggaACTACGTTGTTGGAGGTAGACTTTGGTCAATTCTGGAGCTCGTTTAATGATCTTCATTTTACCGGATCACAGCGAATGACGGGCAGCGACGAGAGACGACTACAAATTACCATGCCACGAAGACCCCAGAATACCCAAATGAACGAAATTTTTGAAACCTCGAAGCGAAGCGATCTGAAGAGCAATAATTAGGATGCGTCTACAGGTTGATTTGGATTTGCATCATTGCATAATAATATTGTTAGAGCTACTGGGTTTGCACAAACGAAAGGACTGAGAagacagagaagaggtcACCAAAAATATCAATTATTGATCTTATCGTAATCAAGCCAGTCAAAAAAAAGGCAGGTCGAGACTTCTTGCTTGACTTTAATATATTGCACAATGATGCGCGCACATCATTTTCATAATTTATCTGTTATCACGTAAAGAACACCCTTAAGGGTTATCTTGCGTGGTTATTGACATTGGAGAGACAACTTGAGCTCATGATTATGTGTTAAGCATGTGCCAGCCAAGTGAACAAATCTTCATGTTAAGAGCGAGGGACGTGATGATAGTTGTTcaagggcaaaggaagagcgaTACAAGGAATATGGAAGAGATAACGTGTATGATTTCACGTCGTAGATCTATTGGTATAGATGAGAAAGCGTATAGTTATAAGCAACGATGTACAGGATGCGGAACAGATACGTAGTAGAGTCGGTTGATAAGGAGCCAAGTAATGTTGGAGAGCGTGTCAACTACGAAGGGACGAACTCGTTCATCGTAAAACGAAAGCCATAATCTCTGCGAAATGAACGGAAGTTTTGAGTTTATGGGCTTCACAAGTCAAAAATAAACCATGGGAAACACAGCAGCAAGTCAACAAGAGCATACTATCTCGCTTTACTATCTATTCTATGGGAGCTGAGagttgagaagagcaaTACACCATCAGACAGACATAGgatccttgagcttgattAAGTATGTCGCACTGCCACTAGTTTAGATAAGTGATTTGACGTTGAAGAGCAGCAGGTAAGTCAGAATTTCAGTAGCAGGATAAATAAGATGCCAGTGGCTTCAAGCTAACGACTCTTAACTTTGAGCGCGCTATCTGGCGCACTATGGGGGCTAATAGGGTTACAGGTTACAGCTGCACGTTCGCAAAAAGTCTCGAAGAGTCACAGGGCTGATACTTGCCAGCTTCATGTTGAGCATAAATTGTTATTGTAATGTTACAGATCGTGCTAGTGCTGGAATGTCAGATATCAGATGTAAGTTCTGATAGATGTAGGAGCTATGGTGCCTCGCGATCTCATCTTGTAGACGCGGGCTACGAAGCTCAATGATATCAAGATGAGATTTTCAGGGCCAAATAAGCGCAGCCTACCGATCTGAACAGCCGTCTACCGTCTGCCCTCTGTCTTTGTCTACCTTACGGCCTGTGCCTTTCCCTGTATGGCGCCGAGCATCCGTGCGTTCCGAGCGCTTTGCTTAATTTGAACGCCCTTTAAGCTGTTCCAGGGTCGATCCAATTACTACGGATAGTTCCTTGTCTGCATGTGcctccctccctctcctcttcttctgtgcGGAGAATTGAGCGTGCTTATTACAGGTCAGAACTTCAGATTATCCAGATTAAGTAACGCCCTTGCCGAACACCGAAAGGGGAACAGCATCGAGCAAAATAGATTTTTCGGGGCCTCGTTGTTCTTTGTCCATTTTAGCACCTTAGCACTCGTTTGGGTGGGAAGAACTGACAAGTTGCTCACTTGAGGGTAATCGCAGTACTGCTATCGAATATAGATGTGAGAGTTAGTTGTCAACGTCATTTGTATTTGCAGTCAAGTATAGTATTCCACCTCAAGCATTGCCTGTGAGCCCTTAACATCCACCGACCCAGCGACTCCTTCATTTCGCACCCTATCGTCCTCGATAACCCTGCATACGTCTCTCGGCACAGCTGGCCTTTTGGTCTTCAGCACAGCGACGTCTACCGAATTTCAGTGTGCTTGAATACTACACCTTGACATCATCTTTCGAAACTCGTCTCTATGCTTGTTGTCATACTTTAAGCTATATATGTTGTCTGATCGACTTCAGCATTGTACTGCACGCTCTTTGACAGACCGGCACCCACCAGAAGAGCATTGACTGCTCGCTTGCATCGAATTCTTCACGGCCGCTGTAGACAGCCTTGTAGCTACCTCTGCTTTCTATACTACCTACGCAGGTTAAGCATTTACTTGCCGCGTGTTAGTAGGCCTGCGCACGGGACACTTCCCATTGCATTGTCCTGCTTTTGGATAGAGTCAACTTTTCAAAACTCGCGTAGCATGTCTTCGCTCGCCTCCCTTcccgccttcctccctcaGCAACCTTCCCCCGAGTCTCCCCAGCCAGTCACATCCTCCTACCGCATCTCTTgtcttccccctccccccacCGTCCCCGTCGCTGGAATATCCCAATCAGAACAGCGCTATTTATACTTTGGAGTCCGACGGGGGTTCGTTTCGGGAGTCTATACCGACTGGAAAGAGGCCCAAAAGCAGATTGTTGTGAGTAATGCAGGTCCATCGAGCGGTGAGAAGTATCCTGAATTTCGTCTTTGCCTTAGAACTACCCAGAACCTGCGTTGAAGACATTTTCAACCAGACTCGCTGCAGAGGCCTACGTCTCTGGTTGGGATGGAGCAGGCCGCCATTCTTTACCTGTAGGTCATTACCGGGactccatttccatcgCAAAAGCTAACTCAAACTTAAGCCTTCGACCCCTCGACCTCTGCGTGAACATCTCGCTATGAGTTTCCCAGGTTCGGTCAACGTACAGGCCCCGGGTTCGCAGAGACGACCTTCATATCACGCCAGGCTCTTGGCTACTTCACCGACTGAGCTCGGATCACTTGCTCTTGattcttcaccatcacccATACGTCCAGGCTTGATCTCCAGGTCATCTTATCGCAGTAGTGCCGTTCATATCTCCAGCCCTCTGAGGCAACAGGTCGACGACGAGTCGGATGACAATAATGGAGAGAGATCATCGACAGACAATAAACATCGATCTCTTCGGAAAGCCGCCAATTACGTGGGTGCTGGCGGTCTTCTAAGTCCTCCTCAATCAccagagaggaagggaaag
This genomic window from Cryptococcus deuterogattii R265 chromosome 9, complete sequence contains:
- a CDS encoding STE/STE11/BCK1 protein kinase — its product is MSHHPQLSVSTGSAGAGPSTPTLPRRPQGARRRGVLPGLFIANPDNSDEESSPPKVGSQKSPSGVSPISVSSSSGKGRPSSVSIPPPESPPHSIRERGSLPYPPLPAPRSSPLPSISAFPSPQPSISTPLPAPTTYGHAPEISSGPPQPPPQPQRHLQRAFTTPVPEHTPRPFPEPYSSSTGTTSFHQQVPNSPSRALPPLPSPITRQSTVPSPVSPAHGQPYSAPPAYHPHNQTRVASPDDAISPATGSEHGSIMSTGIGHRNRSGSVQGQQVRLQVTTDNEAFHLVDITGINTAEGIREKVFSKLRIRDEDYPTLSMYRTEIGEPADEIPILPAALLNICRTLGDSRASLKFLVKQTDVPPSSAASVIPPVAAQTDYHPFRAAADLRRAGVPPITTDLSNPVLYRVSSRHSKEGSVSSASGEMLNRGELSASDWSDLGHEAEDWSGPGLSRSTRKSVLQNAGVRLSTSTGGSRSPVTEHSASLGTSSPALPTPPIPPHSASLQAGEPSIHSSPSSRPSSKHYEFNEFSLPPQFDHFKPSNAASAFPPSGTSISDAYQNENATAGPSRPAMSQEQDSQGLGLSLDDDIDPETRALIEQFQREEQEAQRKEEERKRQLEADEELAKREQQSERELWEMMQQMQKEQRQREQAQIAEDEARARQVEEEQRQEEEQRQALEAARAAWEAEQREQREQREQREQQESRFHTFEKDRRQRQQFFQNRARMGAPLDDSTAWESTWMVGPSTEGSLSSRRPSEGRLPMVQTSAPRTSQTQSPALPPRQTGQPMYQPSQSQYLPDFAYSHRRPSGFPNTPYAETSHAQERLHDPRLQQATGRSPAPGQRGQTSNTPRSESQRIRHPFSYAAHELSNEHLQTPALSTTRSVDNLRMTSGPLGMTSHQSQVYGPLRTSITPAPGFAEHRNIQPAAASATSYRSPSSDRARDGRYPESLHSSSRGVATMAPTAIDTGLVPFPSPHPNSATSSASWRSHPQQFNSLPRSARGPTFDITRPNTVHYDRSPPPPTSPETTIPPRRPSTYYDDVHVPDTARTVIEDVATVRRPSSPFPWGGRARSGSTSTPYRTESPVPVEQPRISEASVFDDTESQLPYAHNTSPRSSWLSVSRAGAGRSDSDTLSVAGTVSSEATVRPGKGMGEDNDTNSGDTAKAGQWDRHLQEMIAKMGPGNEEGTLRPRKEEEEDEATLFITPPVRASETTPSGTSAIRPSPSKPNLIVNTAALSQQAYHQLNPVLSASTPSDSATESEGTGEGDGEIEGSNLKRGKSFAHPRDPNQWNFRPEPEQLYENLDRVFPQIDLDRPIVQGAESTPSTPGMESPSRVEIIGGLPLPAGAAPGRQGGPQAGSGPLGRAPQAAGPPSAPAGGFNRSKFNKAENRRSIRVVADHKRRTLQRQISRHENLPPEYDIGAEEVNSVMDDRVVNPRSEEQRKKENRRSSSMWDHKLVEVTRFARAQANREADIPESPASDGKPGTVNWVKGELIGKGSYGRVYIALNVTTGDMMAVKQVELPATEIERHDSRQQGMIKALRDEIELLKGLEHKNIVAYLGYETSPEYLSIFLEYVPGGTIASIYRTPNQARFEPQLVRFFTEQILEGLAYLHSKNIWHRDLKGDNILVDAQGICKISDFGISKQTADAYDSFGQATNMKGSVFWMAPEVIHSYSERSYSGKVDIWSLGCVVLEMWTGKRPWGDMEQFAAMFELFNKRSRPPLPPDIVLSSVALDFLNEKCLATDPRNRPMARDLLQHEFIRDKDLTWTFKDSKIGKAVAKRGAKRPQA